Proteins encoded by one window of Sulfurospirillum barnesii SES-3:
- a CDS encoding RNA pyrophosphohydrolase — MESPKRYRPNVAAVVVSSKYPFQCELFIASRSDIDGAWQFPQGGIDAGETPEEALFRELEEEIGTGDVEIIAEFPEWLQYDFPQKIAQKMYPFDGQSQKYFLVRLKQEAKINLATKEPEFCDFKFVTLEEVFDFITYFKRPVYKQVLEYFKKEGYL, encoded by the coding sequence ATGGAATCACCTAAACGTTACAGACCCAATGTTGCTGCTGTGGTGGTCTCTTCAAAATATCCGTTTCAATGTGAGCTGTTTATTGCCAGTCGTAGTGATATTGATGGGGCGTGGCAATTTCCACAAGGTGGTATTGATGCGGGTGAAACACCAGAAGAAGCACTTTTTCGTGAATTAGAAGAGGAGATTGGCACAGGAGATGTTGAGATTATCGCAGAGTTCCCTGAATGGTTACAATACGACTTTCCTCAAAAAATTGCTCAAAAAATGTACCCTTTTGATGGACAAAGCCAAAAATATTTTTTAGTACGACTTAAACAAGAGGCTAAAATTAATTTAGCAACCAAAGAGCCAGAATTTTGTGATTTTAAGTTTGTCACTTTAGAAGAGGTTTTTGATTTTATTACCTATTTTAAACGTCCTGTCTATAAGCAAGTGTTAGAATATTTTAAAAAAGAAGGGTATCTCTAA
- the hemW gene encoding radical SAM family heme chaperone HemW translates to MLAYLHIPFCDSKCHYCAFNSYTNQNALKQTYMKSITKQLAFTLEKFQLKPAEITSLFIGGGTPSTIHASWYAPFFEMLSPYFSADVEITSEANPHSASKAWLQEMKSLGLNRLSFGVQSFNEKKLHFLGRNHSPKHAQEAITQAYELGISNISLDLIYGTAFDTLSLLNEDLQRAKHLPINHLSAYALTLEEDTPFYTQKNVTNRSEKLAKKFVREIIDAGFPQYEISNFGTYQSKHNKGYWEQQDYLGIGAGAVGFFKNKRFYPSKNIETYIQNPLFAEVEDLSFEDLHVEMIFLGLRSIIGIALEHFSPKEQERVMLLLKEKKLTCKENRVYNNDYFLSDEIALFITQ, encoded by the coding sequence GTGCTCGCTTATTTGCATATCCCCTTTTGCGATAGTAAATGCCATTACTGCGCTTTTAACTCTTACACAAATCAAAATGCTTTAAAACAAACCTATATGAAAAGCATCACCAAACAGCTTGCCTTTACGTTGGAAAAATTTCAGCTTAAACCAGCAGAAATCACTTCACTCTTCATAGGAGGAGGAACGCCCTCAACCATCCATGCCTCATGGTATGCACCTTTCTTTGAAATGCTTTCTCCTTATTTCAGTGCAGATGTTGAAATTACCTCTGAAGCCAATCCTCACTCAGCCAGTAAAGCATGGCTGCAAGAGATGAAAAGCTTAGGACTCAACCGTCTTAGTTTTGGGGTTCAAAGTTTTAATGAAAAAAAGCTTCATTTTCTAGGGCGTAATCACTCACCAAAACATGCACAAGAGGCTATTACACAAGCTTATGAGCTTGGGATTTCAAACATTTCACTGGATCTTATTTATGGTACAGCATTCGATACCTTAAGCCTCTTAAATGAAGATTTACAGCGTGCAAAACATCTCCCTATCAATCATTTGAGTGCTTATGCCTTAACCCTTGAAGAAGACACCCCTTTTTACACCCAAAAAAATGTGACGAACCGTTCGGAAAAACTTGCCAAAAAGTTTGTACGTGAGATTATTGATGCAGGATTTCCTCAGTATGAAATTTCAAATTTTGGGACCTATCAAAGCAAACACAATAAAGGATATTGGGAGCAACAAGATTATCTGGGTATTGGGGCAGGTGCTGTGGGATTTTTTAAAAATAAACGTTTTTATCCTTCTAAAAATATAGAAACGTACATTCAAAATCCACTTTTTGCAGAGGTGGAAGACTTAAGTTTTGAAGATTTACATGTAGAGATGATTTTTTTAGGACTTAGAAGTATTATTGGCATAGCATTGGAGCATTTTAGCCCCAAAGAACAAGAAAGGGTCATGCTTTTGCTCAAAGAAAAAAAGCTTACATGTAAAGAAAATAGAGTCTATAATAATGACTATTTTTTAAGCGATGAAATAGCGTTATTTATCACTCAATAA
- a CDS encoding cation:proton antiporter, which translates to MDNLLTIILSATAIATFLNILLKRFNIPTIIGYIFTGFAIAYLFELGRNNDSLTHVAEFGIVFLMFTIGLEFSIKHLMAMKKDVFFYGLLQVCLVGGVIALSAEFLFGIEKKSAIIIGYALALSSTAIVLKIFNDRGMIHTVYGRKALGILLFQDIAVIPILLMINIFSNQESSLSTLLLQTFYSVVIILGLMFLIAKYVLNRFLSLVVWADTEEIFIAAVLLFVVGASFLAHMLGFSYSLGAFLAGMMMSESQYKHQIEADLVPFRDLLLGLFFITVGMQIDFNLIAQNYGMILFSLALMMVFKTLVVFGILFFSVGGRVALKTGLALCQGGEFTLAILALASSSHLISPTVSQILIVTVVISMVMTPFILKNMKKIVDAMSQEPNNGDFMIHSSGIKDHIIVCGYGKLGQEIVYRLKKMNVNYLVLEHDINLVKLGQSRGEPVYFGNAAEKTILKNAFVENAKAVIIAINNEKKLILLCEILKSFNAPIKIVAKASDYDEKKLLKSLHVKHIVNEGREAAKALLKVAMEEDEALLSDK; encoded by the coding sequence TTGGATAATTTATTGACCATAATTCTGAGTGCAACAGCCATTGCTACTTTTTTAAATATTTTATTAAAGCGTTTTAATATTCCAACTATTATTGGGTATATTTTTACAGGCTTTGCGATTGCCTATCTCTTTGAATTAGGTCGTAATAATGACTCTTTAACTCATGTTGCTGAATTTGGGATTGTATTTTTAATGTTTACGATTGGTTTAGAGTTTTCTATCAAGCATCTTATGGCAATGAAAAAAGATGTTTTTTTCTATGGGCTTTTACAAGTATGCCTCGTGGGCGGTGTCATCGCATTAAGTGCGGAATTTCTTTTTGGAATTGAGAAAAAAAGTGCCATTATTATTGGGTATGCGCTTGCTCTTTCTTCTACTGCTATTGTGCTTAAGATTTTTAATGATAGGGGTATGATTCATACCGTTTATGGTCGCAAAGCTTTGGGTATTTTACTCTTTCAAGATATAGCGGTTATTCCTATTTTGTTAATGATTAATATTTTTTCTAATCAAGAAAGTTCACTTTCTACCCTTTTATTGCAGACATTTTACAGTGTTGTTATTATTTTAGGACTCATGTTTTTAATTGCTAAATACGTACTGAATCGTTTTTTATCTTTGGTGGTGTGGGCGGATACGGAGGAAATTTTTATTGCGGCGGTGCTTTTGTTTGTCGTAGGTGCCTCTTTTTTAGCGCATATGTTAGGATTTTCCTACTCACTGGGTGCTTTTTTAGCAGGCATGATGATGTCAGAAAGCCAATACAAACATCAAATTGAAGCCGATTTGGTTCCGTTTCGTGACTTGTTATTGGGGCTCTTTTTTATCACCGTTGGTATGCAAATTGATTTTAACTTGATAGCACAAAATTATGGGATGATTTTATTTTCTTTGGCTCTCATGATGGTGTTTAAAACATTGGTTGTGTTTGGCATACTCTTCTTTTCTGTGGGTGGTAGGGTTGCTCTTAAAACGGGGTTGGCATTGTGTCAAGGAGGTGAGTTCACGTTAGCTATTTTAGCCCTTGCAAGTTCCAGTCACTTAATCAGCCCAACGGTGTCACAAATTTTGATTGTAACGGTCGTGATTTCTATGGTGATGACACCGTTTATTTTAAAAAATATGAAAAAAATCGTGGATGCGATGAGTCAAGAGCCCAATAATGGTGATTTTATGATTCATTCTTCTGGCATTAAAGATCATATTATTGTGTGTGGGTATGGAAAATTGGGGCAAGAGATTGTCTACCGTTTGAAAAAGATGAACGTGAATTATTTGGTTTTAGAGCATGATATTAATCTCGTAAAGCTTGGGCAAAGCAGGGGTGAGCCTGTTTATTTTGGAAATGCCGCAGAAAAAACGATATTGAAAAATGCTTTTGTAGAAAATGCCAAAGCGGTTATTATTGCGATCAATAACGAGAAAAAATTAATTTTACTCTGTGAGATTTTAAAATCGTTTAATGCGCCTATTAAAATTGTGGCAAAAGCCAGTGATTATGATGAAAAGAAGCTTCTTAAATCTTTACATGTAAAACATATTGTAAATGAAGGAAGAGAGGCAGCTAAAGCTCTTTTGAAAGTTGCGATGGAAGAGGATGAAGCGTTATTGAGTGATAAATAA
- a CDS encoding heat shock protein transcriptional repressor HspR: MHHGYEEPVYLISVVAKVLTIHPQTLRQYEREGLVSPSRTDGKMRLYSQRDIDKIKMIQRLTRDLGVNLAGVDIIMQLKDKIDEYESLIESLRLEVNGLTKKSTQTKNPLVKHKNSYEIILFGE; encoded by the coding sequence ATGCATCATGGTTATGAAGAGCCAGTTTATTTGATTAGTGTGGTTGCAAAAGTGTTAACCATTCATCCCCAAACCTTGCGTCAGTATGAACGAGAGGGTTTGGTGAGCCCCTCACGTACAGATGGTAAAATGAGGCTTTATTCACAAAGGGATATTGATAAAATCAAAATGATTCAACGCTTAACCCGTGATTTGGGAGTGAATTTAGCAGGCGTTGATATTATTATGCAGCTTAAAGATAAAATTGATGAATATGAGTCGTTGATTGAGAGTTTACGCTTAGAAGTGAATGGGCTTACGAAGAAAAGTACGCAAACAAAAAATCCTTTGGTGAAACATAAAAACAGTTACGAAATTATTTTATTTGGGGAATAG
- a CDS encoding DnaJ family protein has product MSKSLYETLDVSQDASAEEIKKAYRRLARKYHPDINKDAGAEEKFKEINAAYEILSDEQKRHQYDQYGDSMFGGQNFHDFAHAQGGANLDDILRSIFGGGGGFGGFSSRQGGFGGFGNTGFGGGGFGGYSQPDLDVSAKIVIPFNVAILGGKHSLSYNNESFDVKIPAGIKHGEKMRVKDKGKAFQGQKGDLILSVEVASSPEYTREGDDLIKSIDIPLKTALFGGKIVLDTLYKEITLKVKEDTKNGQKFRVKEYGALNRKTQNKGDLYLVANIVLPTVSSLDSELKAVLEAKLPN; this is encoded by the coding sequence ATGAGTAAGAGTTTATATGAGACATTAGATGTATCGCAAGATGCGAGTGCAGAAGAGATAAAGAAGGCGTATCGCCGTTTGGCACGCAAGTATCATCCTGATATTAACAAAGACGCAGGTGCGGAAGAAAAATTTAAAGAAATTAATGCGGCGTATGAAATTTTAAGTGACGAACAAAAACGCCATCAATATGACCAATACGGTGACAGTATGTTTGGTGGACAAAATTTTCATGATTTTGCCCATGCACAAGGAGGAGCGAATTTAGATGATATTTTACGCTCTATCTTTGGCGGCGGAGGCGGTTTTGGTGGTTTTAGTAGCAGACAAGGGGGCTTTGGTGGCTTTGGGAACACAGGCTTTGGCGGAGGTGGTTTTGGTGGGTATTCTCAGCCAGATTTAGATGTGAGTGCCAAAATTGTGATTCCTTTTAATGTTGCAATTTTGGGTGGAAAACACTCTCTTTCGTACAATAATGAGAGTTTTGATGTCAAAATACCTGCAGGAATTAAACATGGTGAGAAGATGCGTGTTAAAGACAAAGGTAAGGCATTTCAAGGTCAAAAAGGGGATTTGATTTTAAGTGTTGAAGTTGCCTCAAGTCCTGAATATACCAGAGAAGGGGATGATTTAATTAAAAGCATAGACATCCCTTTAAAAACCGCACTTTTTGGGGGTAAAATAGTGCTTGACACCCTTTATAAAGAGATTACGCTCAAAGTAAAAGAAGATACAAAAAATGGGCAAAAGTTTAGGGTGAAAGAGTACGGTGCACTGAACCGCAAAACACAAAACAAAGGTGATTTATACCTTGTTGCTAACATTGTTTTACCCACTGTATCATCACTGGATAGTGAGTTAAAAGCAGTGTTAGAAGCCAAACTACCCAATTAA
- a CDS encoding DegQ family serine endoprotease, with the protein MNKIISLSLFTALSLFGASVTLEQMPQDSQRIDATTSNVIISYHNAIKESKKSVVNIATTKKTKQNEQLNELMQNPFFKEFFGNRMPEFRQQERKSHSLGSGVIISKDGYIVTNNHVVEGADEIVITLPNDEKEYKAKVIGEDPKTDLAVVKIDATNLHVAKFGDSSNLLEGDLVFAIGNPFGVGETITQGIISALNKSNVGLNQYENFIQTDASINPGNSGGALVDSRGALIGINSAILSRSGGNNGIGFAIPSNMVQKIASSLIENGKVERGFMGVSIADLTKDLKELYDNKQGAVILMIEKNSPAEKGGLQVSDLILEVDGVKIKNANELKNTIAAITPDKSVNITYERDKKIKNTKIKLAKMDSEILTSSDGKSTSSSIEGLSLVEINAQTRKQYQLSKESEGLLVTEVKEDSKAEKIGFRQGDVIIQIEQMRISSLHDFTNALKEYKNSKKRVIINRQNYRSILVMP; encoded by the coding sequence ATGAATAAGATTATTTCCCTCTCTCTTTTTACAGCGCTCTCTTTGTTTGGGGCAAGTGTTACTTTAGAGCAAATGCCACAAGACTCACAGCGTATTGATGCCACAACGTCCAATGTTATTATCTCTTATCACAACGCAATTAAAGAGAGTAAAAAGAGTGTTGTCAACATTGCAACCACGAAAAAAACAAAACAAAATGAACAGCTCAACGAACTCATGCAAAATCCATTCTTTAAAGAGTTTTTTGGTAACCGTATGCCTGAGTTTAGGCAACAAGAGCGTAAATCACACTCCCTAGGTTCTGGTGTGATTATCTCCAAAGATGGCTACATTGTCACCAATAATCATGTGGTTGAAGGCGCTGATGAAATTGTGATTACGCTCCCAAATGATGAAAAAGAGTATAAAGCAAAAGTGATTGGAGAAGACCCAAAAACAGACCTTGCTGTGGTTAAAATTGATGCTACAAATTTACATGTAGCAAAATTTGGAGACTCTTCAAATCTGCTTGAGGGTGATTTAGTTTTTGCGATTGGTAACCCTTTTGGTGTAGGAGAAACCATTACACAAGGGATTATTTCAGCGCTAAATAAAAGCAATGTAGGGCTGAATCAATACGAAAATTTTATTCAAACGGATGCTTCTATTAACCCTGGTAATTCTGGTGGGGCTCTGGTTGATAGCCGTGGTGCCTTAATTGGAATCAACAGCGCCATTCTCTCCAGAAGTGGTGGCAATAATGGCATTGGCTTTGCAATTCCTTCCAATATGGTACAAAAAATAGCAAGCAGTCTCATTGAAAATGGAAAAGTTGAGCGTGGTTTTATGGGTGTTTCGATTGCCGATTTAACCAAAGATCTGAAAGAACTGTATGACAACAAACAAGGTGCAGTTATTTTGATGATTGAGAAAAACTCACCTGCGGAAAAAGGAGGACTTCAAGTCTCAGACCTTATTCTTGAAGTAGATGGTGTTAAAATTAAAAATGCCAACGAACTCAAAAATACAATTGCGGCTATTACGCCTGATAAGAGTGTTAACATTACATACGAACGTGATAAAAAAATTAAAAACACCAAAATAAAACTGGCAAAAATGGATTCAGAAATCCTAACCAGTAGTGACGGTAAAAGCACATCAAGCTCTATTGAGGGATTAAGTCTTGTGGAAATCAATGCCCAAACAAGGAAACAATACCAGCTTTCAAAAGAGAGTGAGGGTCTTTTGGTAACAGAGGTCAAAGAGGATTCTAAAGCTGAAAAAATAGGCTTTAGACAAGGGGATGTCATTATTCAAATTGAACAAATGCGTATCAGTTCTCTTCATGATTTCACGAATGCACTTAAAGAGTACAAAAACAGTAAAAAACGTGTCATCATCAATCGTCAAAATTATCGATCCATCCTTGTAATGCCTTAA
- a CDS encoding response regulator transcription factor has product MTKILMIEDDLELAEILTEYLEQFEIAISVADDPYIGLSTLDTQTFDLVILDLTLPGIDGLEVCKEIRKHHTLPIIISSARTDITDKVTALENGADDYLPKPYNPRELQARIMSLLRRQKGVTTTEHPLQKTKAFHLNEHQMSILFQEKELHLTAAEYGILAYLIKKEGGVVSREELIYNIEAIGEETSNKSIDVIIGRIRQKLGENPKEPKYIHAIRGIGYKFLQ; this is encoded by the coding sequence ATGACAAAAATTTTGATGATCGAAGATGATTTAGAGTTGGCTGAAATTTTAACAGAGTATTTAGAACAGTTTGAAATTGCAATTAGTGTTGCTGATGATCCTTATATTGGTTTATCTACCCTTGATACACAGACATTTGATCTTGTGATTTTAGACCTTACCCTTCCAGGCATTGACGGACTAGAGGTATGTAAAGAGATTCGTAAACATCATACACTTCCTATTATTATCTCTTCTGCACGAACCGATATTACCGATAAAGTTACCGCACTTGAAAATGGTGCGGATGATTATCTACCAAAGCCCTATAATCCACGAGAACTTCAAGCACGTATTATGAGTTTATTACGAAGACAAAAGGGAGTGACAACAACAGAGCACCCTTTGCAGAAGACAAAAGCCTTTCATTTAAATGAACACCAAATGAGTATTCTTTTTCAGGAAAAAGAACTTCACCTCACTGCGGCAGAATACGGGATTTTGGCATATTTGATTAAAAAAGAAGGTGGTGTCGTCTCACGTGAAGAGCTTATTTACAACATTGAAGCCATTGGTGAAGAGACAAGCAATAAAAGTATTGATGTTATCATTGGGCGCATTCGCCAAAAACTGGGAGAAAATCCAAAAGAACCTAAATATATTCATGCTATTCGTGGCATTGGTTACAAGTTTTTACAATGA
- a CDS encoding ArsS family sensor histidine kinase, which produces MTKSSIFYSITFIFATSIVSIFLALLFLLEYDKQTYTEKLNTKYSIISRATLFHLNNFITNEELKRQVQGYQMREISDKELKSSIIEKAQIIQKIADKIGTSAILRYENSHYLHIETKYSSLLLKDEDFQPYRYDLIKIIFGSVFAIIIIAYMLTIRKLKPLRKLKRQMDRFAQGDLNIDCKADGEDEISQVANSFHNAVEQINKLNHSRQLFLRNIMHELKTPITKGRISAEMLEESKQKERLISTFEKLELLINEFASIEQITSGEGLKNIKPYLLVDLLDEAIDLAMISPSQVHNEIMDEEIILHVDFRLFTTAMKNVIDNGIKYSNDQKIKILATHSKISFISQGKPLTRELSHYLEPFVQEKNSHQSFGLGLYIVHNIIKAHHITFTYEHKEGYNYFSFEKIETLM; this is translated from the coding sequence ATGACTAAATCGTCTATTTTTTACAGCATTACCTTTATTTTTGCTACCAGTATTGTCAGTATTTTTTTAGCACTCCTTTTTTTATTAGAATACGACAAGCAAACGTATACTGAAAAGCTTAATACAAAGTATTCCATTATCTCTCGTGCAACCTTATTTCATCTTAATAATTTTATTACCAATGAAGAGCTCAAACGGCAAGTTCAGGGGTATCAAATGCGTGAAATTAGCGATAAAGAGCTAAAAAGTAGCATTATTGAAAAAGCGCAAATTATCCAAAAAATTGCTGATAAAATTGGAACGAGTGCAATTTTACGCTATGAAAACAGCCACTATTTGCATATTGAAACCAAATACTCATCCTTACTGCTTAAAGATGAAGACTTTCAGCCCTACCGTTATGACTTAATTAAAATTATTTTTGGTAGTGTTTTTGCAATTATTATTATTGCTTATATGCTTACGATTCGAAAATTAAAACCCTTACGCAAACTCAAGCGGCAAATGGATCGTTTTGCCCAAGGGGATTTAAACATTGACTGTAAGGCAGATGGAGAAGATGAAATATCTCAGGTGGCAAATTCATTTCATAATGCGGTAGAACAAATTAACAAACTCAATCACTCCAGACAACTTTTTTTACGAAATATTATGCATGAGCTTAAAACGCCTATTACCAAAGGGCGTATTAGTGCTGAAATGCTTGAAGAGAGTAAACAAAAAGAGCGTTTGATTTCAACCTTTGAAAAGTTAGAATTACTGATTAATGAATTTGCTTCCATTGAACAAATCACCTCAGGTGAAGGACTTAAAAATATCAAGCCTTATCTCTTAGTAGATTTACTAGATGAAGCAATTGATCTTGCCATGATTTCACCCTCACAAGTTCACAATGAAATCATGGATGAAGAAATTATTTTACATGTAGACTTTCGGCTCTTTACAACTGCTATGAAAAATGTGATTGACAATGGTATTAAATATTCAAACGACCAAAAAATAAAAATACTTGCAACACACTCTAAAATTTCCTTTATCAGTCAAGGAAAACCCCTTACAAGAGAGCTTTCACACTATTTAGAACCTTTTGTACAAGAAAAAAACTCCCACCAAAGTTTTGGGTTGGGTCTTTATATCGTCCATAATATTATAAAAGCTCATCATATTACTTTTACCTACGAACACAAAGAAGGATATAATTATTTTAGTTTTGAAAAAATAGAAACACTCATGTGA
- a CDS encoding ABC transporter permease, which yields MQKNLSFYLVKKYLRFDASQPFITVISFLAFFGVAIGLMVLMVAMAIMNGFDKEFEKKLFTMNYPLSIYSRSFNAVSEVDLQRLEAEFPKLKFSPYISTQVIIKKGNRLEGGMLFGVHFEQEAKINAILADAIKDKTLDKYDLITGSEIAKTHQFATDDKATLIFTKNDPGGMSLIPKMKRFNYQGSFRSGLIAYDKAYMYTTLDSLAQVLQYEDGQYDGIHIYSDDPFTDIEAIRKVLPEHLGIVGWWQMNGNFFAALALEKRALFIVLMLIILIASLNIISSLLMTVMNRRKEIALLLSLGAYKKEIKNTFFYLGIVIGGGGMLFGMVLGFLALFLLSSFDLVSLPADVYGTAKLPLELSMLDFGLIVFGTSIIVALSSYYPAHKATQINVLDTLRNE from the coding sequence GTGCAAAAGAATCTTAGTTTTTATCTTGTCAAAAAGTATTTACGTTTTGATGCATCGCAACCTTTTATTACCGTTATCTCTTTTTTAGCATTTTTTGGTGTGGCTATTGGTTTAATGGTTTTAATGGTTGCTATGGCAATTATGAATGGCTTTGATAAAGAATTTGAAAAAAAACTTTTTACGATGAATTACCCGCTTTCCATTTATTCTCGTAGTTTTAATGCTGTAAGTGAGGTTGATTTACAACGTTTGGAAGCAGAGTTTCCAAAACTTAAATTTAGTCCTTACATCTCCACGCAAGTGATTATAAAAAAAGGCAATAGACTAGAAGGTGGTATGCTTTTTGGTGTTCATTTTGAACAAGAGGCTAAGATTAATGCTATTTTAGCGGATGCCATTAAAGATAAGACACTGGACAAATATGACCTTATTACGGGCAGTGAAATTGCTAAAACACATCAATTTGCAACAGATGACAAGGCTACATTGATTTTTACAAAAAATGATCCTGGTGGTATGAGTTTAATTCCTAAAATGAAACGCTTTAATTATCAAGGTTCCTTTCGTTCAGGTCTTATTGCATACGATAAAGCGTATATGTATACAACCCTTGATTCTCTTGCGCAAGTTTTGCAGTATGAAGATGGGCAATACGATGGTATTCACATCTATTCAGACGATCCTTTTACTGATATAGAAGCAATTCGTAAAGTCCTTCCCGAACATTTGGGTATTGTAGGATGGTGGCAAATGAATGGTAATTTTTTTGCCGCACTTGCCTTAGAGAAAAGGGCCCTTTTTATTGTTTTAATGCTCATTATTTTGATCGCATCATTGAACATTATTAGTTCTCTTTTAATGACAGTTATGAATCGACGTAAAGAGATAGCACTGCTTCTCTCTTTGGGTGCGTATAAAAAAGAGATTAAAAATACATTTTTTTACTTGGGTATTGTAATTGGGGGTGGAGGAATGCTCTTTGGTATGGTATTGGGATTTTTAGCACTTTTCCTTTTAAGCTCATTTGACCTTGTCTCTTTGCCTGCGGATGTGTACGGAACGGCTAAATTGCCACTGGAACTTTCCATGCTTGATTTTGGCTTAATCGTTTTTGGTACGAGCATTATTGTGGCACTTTCCTCGTATTATCCCGCACATAAAGCAACACAAATTAACGTTTTAGATACCTTGCGTAATGAATAA